In Pantoea cypripedii, the DNA window TGGGCGATGTTCAGGTTCGCCTCGTTTTTGCCGCCGTCAAAAATCGGCAGGTTGATCGAGGGAACAAACGACCAGGCACCGGTACCGCCACCCAGCAAACTGCCGAGCGAGCTACTGGTGGACCCACCGGATGCCGTCAGCGTAATGCTCGGGAAGAAGGCCGCGCGCGCCGCACCGATATTGGCGTTAGCCGCTTTCAGCGTATGTTCGGCGGCCATCACATCCGGACGGCGCGTCAGCAAATCTGACGGCAATCCGGCTGGCGTGGCCGGGAACTGCCAGTTGGCATCCAGCGTCGCATGGGACAGCAGCGACACCGGCAGATCAGTGCCCACCAGCAACCGCAGCGCGTCGACATCCTGACGTACCTGACGGGTGTAGCTGGCCACATCCGCCTCGGCGGCGCGTACCGTACTTTCCGCTTCGGCCAGATCCTGGTCGCTGCTGACGCCGCCGTCATAGCTCATTTTGGTCAGCCGGTATGAATCCTGCTGGCTCTGGGCGGTGTTCTGCGCCAGATGCAGCAGGTCATTATCCGAACACAGGGTCAGCCAGGCGGTTGCCACTTCCGAAATCAGCGAGATCCGGGTGGCACGCTCGGTGGCCGCCGTCGACAGATAGGTTTCCTGGGCCTGATCGCGCAGGCTGCGCAACCGACCAAAGAAATCCAGCTCCCATGAGGTGACGCCGAGACCGGCGTTTAACTCATGGTAAGTCACCGGTCCGGTGGTTTTGGTGTTGTACAGATTGCCAGGCTCATGGGCTGAGGTCTGGCTGGCGGTGGCGTCAATCGACGGCATCAGCGCCGCGCGCTGCACCGTCACATCGTTACGCGCCTCTTCGACATTCAGGGCCGCGACGCGCAGGTCGCGGTTGTTATCAAGAGAAAGCTGGATCAGGTTACGCATCGTGGCATCGGTGAAAAAATTCTGCCACGGCAGGTCCGCCACATTGCCCACTGCGGTGGGCTGGTCGTAACGGGCATCCACCGGCATCGCTGGCCGCTGATAATGCGGCTCCATGGTACAACCGGTTAAGCCAAGGGCGGCGGCCAGCGGCAGCAGCGCCCAGTTGAAGGTTTTAGTTATCATGCTGCACCCCCTCTGCGGATGCTTTTTTCTTACGCGAGAAGAACTGCGACACCACCACGTAAAACATCGGCACAAAGAAGATGGCGAGGAAGGTAGCGGTAATCATCCCGCCAGCCACTGCCGTACCGATGGAGTGCTGGCTACCCGCGCCCGCACCGTTAGAGATAGTGAGCGGCAGCACGCCGAGGATAAAGGCCATTGAAGTCATGATGATGGGGCGGATACGCAGTCTGGCTGCCTCCACTGCCGCTTCCACCAGGCTCTTACCTTCCCGCTCGTGCAGTTCCTTCGCAAATTCAACAATCAGGATGGCGTTCTTCGCCGCCAGCCCGACGGTGGTTAATAGCCCTACCTGGAAGAACACATCGTTCTGCAAGCCGCGCATCAACACCGCGCAGATGGTGCCCAGCACGCCAAGCGGCACCACCAGAATCACTGAGAACGGAATCGACCAGCTTTCGTACAGCGCCGCCAGGCACAGGAACACCACCAGGATGGAGATCATGTACAGCTGCGTGGTCTGGTTACCGGATGCCTGCTCCTCATAAGAGATGCCGTACCACTGCACACGGAAACCGCTCGGCAGCTGCTTCGCCAGCTCCTCAACCGCTTTCATCGCTTCACCGGTACTTTTACCCGGTGCCGGGGAGCCGAGGATCTCTTCCGCCGTCAGGCCGTTAAAGCGTTCGAAGTGTGGAGAGCCGTACACCCATTTACCGGAGGCAAAAGCCGAGAACGGAACCATGGTGCCGCTGGAGTTGCGGAAGTACCATTTGTTGAGGTCAGACGGTGTCACGCGGGAATCCGCTTTCCCCATCAGGTACACCTCTTTCACACGGCCGTTGTACATGAACTGGTCGATATAGCTGGAACCCCAGGCCACCGACAAGGTGTTGTTGATGTCGGTCATGCTCAGACCGAGCGCGCTGGCTTTCTCGTCATTAATCTCCAGTTGATACTGCGGCTCATCTTCCAGGCCATTCATGCGTACCTGAGCCAGACGCGGGTCCTTGTTCGCCAGATCAATCAACTGATGCGTGGCATCCATCATCTGCTGATGGGTGTGCGCGCCAGTATCCTGCAAATAGAGGTCAAAGCCGGTGGCGTTACCCAGTTCCATGACCGCAGGCGGCACCATGGCAAAGATTTTGGCGTTTTTGTAACTGGCAAAATGCGCCATTACGCGGTTGGCCAAATCCTGCACGCTCTGGCCGCTATGGGTACGCTCCCCCCAGTCCTTCAGACGCACAAACGCCATGGCGTTACTCTGACCGCGACCGGCAAAGTTAAAGCCCGCCACGCCAAAGGTGGTGGTGACCACTGAGGCTTCGTTCTTTTGCAGGTAATCATTCAGATCGTTGATCACCTGCTGAGTACGCTGCGACGAGGCGTTTACCGGCAGGGTCATCTGCACCATCATCAGGCCCTGGTCTTCATTGGGCAGGAAGGTGGTGGGTACGCGGGTAAACAGGAAACCGGTCACCCCGACAATCACCAGATACACCACCATGAACAGCCCACGGCGGGACAGCACCTTATTCACACCGCGGGTGTAGTGCATCGCACCGCTATCAAACTTGCGGTTAAACCAACCGGCAAACCCGGTGGTTTTGTGCTCGGCCGAACTGGCTTTCAATAAGGTGGCGCACAGTGCCGGGGTAAAGATCAACGCCATAATCACCGACAGCGCCATCGCCGAGACAATGGTGATCGAGAACTGACGATAGATAACCCCGGTCGAACCATTGAAGAACGCCATCGGCAGCAGGACCGCCGACAGCACCAGCGCGATACCGAACAACGCCCCCTGGATTTGCTGCATCGATTTGATGGTGGCGGTTTTCGGATCGAGCCGTTCTTCGTGCATCACACGCTCGACGTTCTCCACCACCACGATGGCATCATCCACCAATAGCCCTATCGCCAGCACCATCCCGAACATCGTCAGGGTGTTGATGCTATAACCAAAGGCCGCAAGGATACCGAAGGTGCCCAGCAGGACCACCGGCACCACCAGCGTGGTGATCATCGTGGCGCGCAGGTTTTGCAGGAAGATCAGCATCACGAAGAACACCAGCACCACGGCTTCGATCAGCGTTTTCACCACTTCTTCAATTGACGCGCTCACCACTGGCGAGGTGTCGTAGGGATAAGTGACTTCCACGTTATCCGGCAGCGATTCTTTCAAATCGGCAATGGTCTGACGGACCGCTTTCGCGGTGTTCAGCTCGTTGGCACCGGTTGCCAGACGCAAGGCGATACCTGCCGCCGGTTTGCCGTTGAGCGTGGCGTCAATGCCGTAGCTTTGTGGCCCCAACGCGACCGACGCCACATCTTTCAGGCGCACCTGAGAACCATCGCTGTTCACTTTCAGCAGCACGTTCTCAAACTGTTTCACCGTAGTGAAACGGGTTTTGCCGAGGACCGTTGCCTGCGTTTTCGCCCCCTGAATGGTTGGCAGCCCACCCAGCGAACCGGAAGACACCTGCACGTTCTGATTATCAATCGCGGTGCTGACATCGCTCGGCATCAGGTTGTATTTGTACAATTTGGCGGGATCGAGCCAGATACGCATCGCGTATTCGGAACCCAGCACCATAAAGTCACCGACACCCGGAGTACGGGAAATCGGGTCTTCCAGTTTGGAGACCAGCATATCCGCGAGGTCACCGTTGGTCAGCTTGCCGTCTTTCGAAATCAGGCCAACCACCATCATGAAGTTTTTCTGGTACTTACGGATGCGGATACCCTGCTGGGTCACATCGGTCGGTAGTTGCGATTCCGCCAGAGAAACGCGGTCCTGCACCTGTACCTGAGCAATATCCGGGTTGATCCCCTGGTTAAAGGTGGCGATGATCTGCGCACTGCCGTCGGAAGCACTGCTGGATTCGAGGTAACGCAGACCGTCCAGGCCGTTAAGTTGCTGCTCAATCACCTGGACCACGGTGTTTTGCGTGGTTTCCGCACTGGCACCCGGATAGGTGACGGAAATCGAAACCGCCGGGGGTGAGATATCGGGGTATTGGTTAACCGGCAGTTTGAGCGTCGCAATCGCCCCGACCAGCATCACAATGATCGCGATCACCCACGCAAATATCGGGCGTTCAATAAAAAACTTAGACATTACGCCCCCTTATTGTGCCGCGGCATCAGTCATGGAGAGGCTGACGGCATTAGCGGATGGCGTGTCATTGGTATTGGCCGCAGTAGTGGTCACTTTGACGCCGCTGCGCACACTTTGCAGATTGTTCACCACCACGTTCTCGCCCTCTTTCAGGCCACCGGTCACCAGCCACTCCCCTTTGATCATCTCGCCGGTGCTGATGCTGCGCTGTTCAATGGTGTTATCGCTTTTCACCACGTAGACATAAGGCTGGCCTTTGGTGTCATGCATGATGGATTCCTGCGGCACCAGGATGCCCTGCTGCTGAACGCCCTGCGGGAAGCTGGCGTGCACATACATACCCGGCAGCAACTCATCTTTCGGGTTCGGGAACACGGCGCGCAGCACCACGGTGCCGGTGGCGGTATCCACATTCACTTCCGAGAAGGCCAGCTTGCCCTGCGCGCCATATTGGCTGCCATCTTCCAGCGTCAGGCCCACGGCGGCGGTGTTATCGTCGATCTTCGCGATCTTGCCGTCCGCCAGCGCGCGGCGCAGGTGCAGCAGATCGGTTGATGACTGATTCACATCGACAAAAATGGGATCCAGCTGGGTAATGGTGGCGAGATAGTCAGTTTGCCCGCTGGTCACCAGCGCACCGGCGGTGTAAATCGAACGGCTGATATGACCGGAGATGGGCGCTTTCACCAGGGTGTAGTCGAGATTCACTTTGGCGGTTTCCACATCGGCTTTCGCTTCGCGCTCGGCCGCCACCGCATCATCATAGGTTTGCTGGCTGATGGCGTGTGCCGCTGCCAGTGGCTGATAGCGTTTCGTCAGCATGGCATCGTTTTGCCAGGTCGCCATGGCTTTGTCATAAGCGGCTTTATACGAGGCCGGGTCGATTTGATACAACGGCTGACCCTCTTTGACTTCTCCCCCTTCGGTGAAAAGTATTTTTTGGATCACACCGCTGACCTGCGGACGTACCTGGGCGGTTCTTACCGCCGTGGTGCGGCCAGGCAGTTGCGTCACCAGCGTGACAGGCTCGGTTTTCAGGGTAACAACGCCGACTTGCGGCGTCGCAGACGCGGCGGGTGTAGCTCCGCCCTGATCACAGGCTGCCAGTAAAAACACGACGCTGGCAGAAAGAAGTTTCAGGCGCATAGTTTTTCTCAACAAGATGGGTAAAAGTAATGAGAATGATTACTCTCAAGGAAAGTCATTGTAGGCAGGGTGCAAATACACAGCTGTTAAGGTTGCGTAAAACATATTTTCGAAACGAAAATGGTAAACCTTTCGTGCGATAAATCGCTGTGTTTTTTAGCTTTTTGCGGGTTTTGATCTGGGTGAAGCCGCTACGGTGCGCATGAATGCGCACCCTACAAACGCATCCGTAGGGTCGCCATTCATGGCGACCACTGCCCAATTGCGCGATAAATCGCGCCGCTACGGTAACTGCGTTGGTTAGCGCCACTGCTAAACTTTGCACCCCACATGTAGCGGCGCGATTTATCGCGCGTTTTTTACCGACTTATCCCTTCGGCTCAATCCCGCGACGGCGCAGTTCACGCCGTGCCAGATCTTTCAGCCAGCAGGAAAGCGTCACGTTGTCATCATCGGTCAGCGCACGTAACTGATCATGCAATTCCGGATGGATACGCAGCTGGAATGCCGCCGAGCGGCCCTCACCTTTCGGCGTTCGGTCTTTGAGTTTTGGCATAGGGTTTCACTCAACGGATGGCAATCAATACGCCCCTTACCTGCGCTACCAACACAGTAAGGGGCTGGCGGACCTTGATGGAATGCGACATCGCGGTGCGTTGTGGCATACGTTACACGACGGGATATTTTTTTGTTGGCGGCACAACGTTAAGGGATAGATAAGAGGTGTGACGTCGTATCGCAGATTAAAGCCCGCATCGTTCAGCCCAAAAGACTCAAGACAAAGTCATACAGCTCTTCTGGTCAATGCGATTATTAACCAAGGTAAGTGTAGATATAGGTATCATCTACATTTCCGAAACCATCAATACGATTATTTCTCAAAACTGCTTCACGAAGAAACCCACAACGTTCTGCTATCCTCCTGCTGCGGATATTTCTTCCCGCCATTCTGATCTCCAAACGTTTAGCATTCAGGAAATTGTAAGCTAAATCTCTCACCAGGATACAGGCTTCCGTAGTATAACCTCGCCCCATAGCTTTAGTTGATAACCAATACCCTATTTCAAAATAGGGTATCTCATAATGACGAATAAATAAGCTAACACATCCCACAAGTTGGTCAGAGGTATTATTGATAATCAGAAATTTATATTCCCCACGATCATCAGAGAAATCTTCACTAGCGATATTCATATTTTCCAAGACAGTTTCATCACTACAGAAATTATCAACCCAGTCAAGAAACTCTCGATGTGCAGCTGAAAAATCCAAAATTAATCGAAACATCTCATGGCTTCGATTAACATCAGGAGCAACAAGTTTAATTTTTTTCCCAAGAAGATATTCACTCGGCAAATCTGTAATTTTCATAACAAACCACTCCTTTACAAATCACCATTATAGAGGGCCGTTTTCTAATCCAGTTACTGGAGTTCATGATGTCATAAGCACCACAGGAAGAAATGACTATTTTATCATCAAGAGTAAGATCAAATGGAACGACTACATTTTTCGCAATGATATCATTTTCATAGCAGTTCGAACCGTAAACATCGGCAAAACTGTGCTCACAATTACCAAGACGCTCAGGGATAATAAATACTTTACGGTTATGATGACACTGAGAAGATCTTATGTTTGTACCAGGTACGGCAGCAGTGATCAAATTGCTGGAATAACGGTCCTTGACAGATATCATGTTCGTAATCAGATAGCCAAAATCCTCTGTTAATACGCGTCCTGGCTCAAGAACAAGGCTGATCACGTCAGAATTAATGCCTAATTCCTGCAATAGTGATGCTATTTTAATGGGATAATTTTTTAGCAGTTCCACATTATCATGACCGCAAGTTGAGGCAGGGTAACCTCCACCTATATCAATAAAATTAAGATGGTCCTTGATAAGGTTTATCTCATCCTTAAAATACTCAAGTGTGTTAATAACACCTTGACATAAAACAAGATTAGAACCTGAGTGGATATGAATCCCATTACATGAAATATTATACGAATTGAGTAATTCGACTGCCTCTCTACATTCATATTTATCAAACCCGAAACGTGAAAGACCCAGCCCCCTATAATCGCAACTCAGACGCAATGAAATATTAGGCACCAAACCAATCTCGTCAGAAATATTCAAAACCCTTTCCAGCTCAAGTATGTTATCACACTGAATATTCACACCTTTCTTTATAGAAAACTCAATTTCATCATCCATTTTAACTGGACCATCGAAATAAATATCCCCACCTATAAAACCATCATTTATTGCAAGTTTTAATTCATGAAAAGATACAACCTCTGCTGAAAACCCCTCTCTCAGCATTAATTGTGTTACTGTGGAAATATTGTTACTTTTGTAGGAGTAGGCGAAGTTTATTTTTGGAAAAAAATCCTCCCATAACTTTTTGAAGTAGCGTACAAACACAGTCATGGCATCAAGGTCTAAAATATAGATATAATCTTCACCCTGACTGATTTCATATAAGCTTCTCACTGGTAATGTCATTTATTCACTCTCATCACCCACAAAGCTACTGACTGATATTTAGCATGTTCATTCAATATCAACCTGGTATCGAAGTAACGGTCAAATGCTACCTGTTGCTGTTCTTGACTAAGAAACTTAAATGCCGGTCTTTCACAGACAGATCTGTTAACATTCTCTTCTATCTCATCCTCACTGTAGACAGGAAGGTCAAACAATTCTTCATGTACAATAAGAAATTCCTCGCTGAAAAAATTAACCCAATAATTATAATCCCATATAACATCTGGCCTAAAGCCAATATACTTTTCTACAAGAGATAGAATTTCATCATCAGGCTTCGAATCATAATAGAATGACGAAATACAGAGATATCCATCTTTCTTTAATACTCTCTTCGCTTCTCTAAGTGCTGCTTTTTTGTTAGAAAAAAAACCAAAACAACATCCTGCTGTGATATGAGAAAAACAATCATCTGCTAATGATAAGGATTCAGCATTTCCTAAAAAAAAATTAACACGCTCAGAGAGATTATTTTGTATGGAAATCTGAGAGGCAGCCTCGATTGATCTAGCAGAAATATCAACTCCAGTTGCATGGCAACCTGTTTTATTTACTATATTTCTAGCAGAAAAACCAGTGGAGCACGCCAAATCAAGCAAATGTGAATCTGCATTTATGCTGGATTTTTCTATCCAGTAATCCAGGGTAAAAATGCCTCCAGGAGGTGTATTATCAACACCCAAAAACCCCAGAAAGTCCGGATAGCTCATTGCATTAATATTAATATTCATAGTTTGTTCCACTAACATAATTAGGACTCCTTACATTTAACTATTAACTCAGTATTTTTAGGCTTTAAACTTACTCCGTGATATTTATTTTATTACAACTTATCATTATCGATAGCTTTCTCATAATCATAAAACAGCACATCATAATTATCCGGGTTTATTAATAATCTTTTACTACATACGCAATTGCTCCCTGTGGAAAGATAACGAATAACCTCATGAGAACAGATTGATGCAACAAGATAATTTAAAGGGCCATATGATGGTGCTTGATATCTACGATTTAAACATACTTTTCCATTTCTATTTTCCTCACAATCTCTGATGTATAAGTCTTTAAATCCCGGCTTAGATGTCGCATTCATCATCGGACCCACCAAGCCAAGCCTCCCTAAATATCCCGCATTTATAACTGGAATGTTATTACATTCATGGAACATACTAATTAGTTCAAAAACATTACCAGGGTCTGCTGATAATACTATAATGTCACAGCGTGAAAAAAATGAATTAAAGTCATTTATATTCTCCTCACTTAATAACAATGGCAGAGTCTCAATATGAGATAATGAATTACGCTCGGAGATGTTTTTTTTAAGTGCATCAACTTTCAACAAACCAATTTGTTCTTCATTAAAAATAGTTGAACGGGTAAGATTAGATTCTTCAATCAGATCACCATCGCTTATCATCAAGTTACCAACCCCTGCAGCCGCAAGTAACATGGCTATATTAGACCCAATCCCGCCAGCCCCCATAATGCCAACTATTGCGTTAGATAAAGCTAACATCGCATTTTCATGGTTGATATTTGACATTTCAAAAAATAAACGATGTCGATCATAACGGTCTGGTTGCCAGACATTAGTAATTATCTTTTCCTCAAACAACCTCTCTATAATCTCATTGATATCGTAAGAAGCCTCTTCTGCTACACCTTTATACTTTTCTAGTACAGTCTCCAACTCCTCCCCTATATTTAAATCATCTAATAAATCACAAAGAAATGCTGGTGAGTCATCAATTTCAATTAGATCATGAAAAGTCTGTCCTGCAACGATTTTTTTATTAATCGTGTCATATCTCAAAGGAAGAGATCTATTTAATTGTATTTTCATTTTATTTCCTCAAGTGCAATTTCTTCACTTTGCGATAACTTACTATTATATGACATCCACATGATAGTAATCGGCACAATTCCAGCAATACAAACAAAAGAGAAAGCAAAAACTGATGTAAGCCCGAAATTATCAGACAGTAGGCCTATAATACCCAA includes these proteins:
- a CDS encoding efflux transporter outer membrane subunit, yielding MITKTFNWALLPLAAALGLTGCTMEPHYQRPAMPVDARYDQPTAVGNVADLPWQNFFTDATMRNLIQLSLDNNRDLRVAALNVEEARNDVTVQRAALMPSIDATASQTSAHEPGNLYNTKTTGPVTYHELNAGLGVTSWELDFFGRLRSLRDQAQETYLSTAATERATRISLISEVATAWLTLCSDNDLLHLAQNTAQSQQDSYRLTKMSYDGGVSSDQDLAEAESTVRAAEADVASYTRQVRQDVDALRLLVGTDLPVSLLSHATLDANWQFPATPAGLPSDLLTRRPDVMAAEHTLKAANANIGAARAAFFPSITLTASGGSTSSSLGSLLGGGTGAWSFVPSINLPIFDGGKNEANLNIAHIEKRIEIANYEKAIQTAFKEVNDALAGQDTWLDQMTALQKEVGANQRDYDYSELRYKQGVDNYLNVLVAQRSLYSAQQTLISAHLGQLSQKITLYKALGGGWKS
- a CDS encoding efflux RND transporter permease subunit, with the translated sequence MSKFFIERPIFAWVIAIIVMLVGAIATLKLPVNQYPDISPPAVSISVTYPGASAETTQNTVVQVIEQQLNGLDGLRYLESSSASDGSAQIIATFNQGINPDIAQVQVQDRVSLAESQLPTDVTQQGIRIRKYQKNFMMVVGLISKDGKLTNGDLADMLVSKLEDPISRTPGVGDFMVLGSEYAMRIWLDPAKLYKYNLMPSDVSTAIDNQNVQVSSGSLGGLPTIQGAKTQATVLGKTRFTTVKQFENVLLKVNSDGSQVRLKDVASVALGPQSYGIDATLNGKPAAGIALRLATGANELNTAKAVRQTIADLKESLPDNVEVTYPYDTSPVVSASIEEVVKTLIEAVVLVFFVMLIFLQNLRATMITTLVVPVVLLGTFGILAAFGYSINTLTMFGMVLAIGLLVDDAIVVVENVERVMHEERLDPKTATIKSMQQIQGALFGIALVLSAVLLPMAFFNGSTGVIYRQFSITIVSAMALSVIMALIFTPALCATLLKASSAEHKTTGFAGWFNRKFDSGAMHYTRGVNKVLSRRGLFMVVYLVIVGVTGFLFTRVPTTFLPNEDQGLMMVQMTLPVNASSQRTQQVINDLNDYLQKNEASVVTTTFGVAGFNFAGRGQSNAMAFVRLKDWGERTHSGQSVQDLANRVMAHFASYKNAKIFAMVPPAVMELGNATGFDLYLQDTGAHTHQQMMDATHQLIDLANKDPRLAQVRMNGLEDEPQYQLEINDEKASALGLSMTDINNTLSVAWGSSYIDQFMYNGRVKEVYLMGKADSRVTPSDLNKWYFRNSSGTMVPFSAFASGKWVYGSPHFERFNGLTAEEILGSPAPGKSTGEAMKAVEELAKQLPSGFRVQWYGISYEEQASGNQTTQLYMISILVVFLCLAALYESWSIPFSVILVVPLGVLGTICAVLMRGLQNDVFFQVGLLTTVGLAAKNAILIVEFAKELHEREGKSLVEAAVEAARLRIRPIIMTSMAFILGVLPLTISNGAGAGSQHSIGTAVAGGMITATFLAIFFVPMFYVVVSQFFSRKKKASAEGVQHDN
- a CDS encoding efflux RND transporter periplasmic adaptor subunit; the protein is MRLKLLSASVVFLLAACDQGGATPAASATPQVGVVTLKTEPVTLVTQLPGRTTAVRTAQVRPQVSGVIQKILFTEGGEVKEGQPLYQIDPASYKAAYDKAMATWQNDAMLTKRYQPLAAAHAISQQTYDDAVAAEREAKADVETAKVNLDYTLVKAPISGHISRSIYTAGALVTSGQTDYLATITQLDPIFVDVNQSSTDLLHLRRALADGKIAKIDDNTAAVGLTLEDGSQYGAQGKLAFSEVNVDTATGTVVLRAVFPNPKDELLPGMYVHASFPQGVQQQGILVPQESIMHDTKGQPYVYVVKSDNTIEQRSISTGEMIKGEWLVTGGLKEGENVVVNNLQSVRSGVKVTTTAANTNDTPSANAVSLSMTDAAAQ
- a CDS encoding GNAT family N-acetyltransferase; its protein translation is MKITDLPSEYLLGKKIKLVAPDVNRSHEMFRLILDFSAAHREFLDWVDNFCSDETVLENMNIASEDFSDDRGEYKFLIINNTSDQLVGCVSLFIRHYEIPYFEIGYWLSTKAMGRGYTTEACILVRDLAYNFLNAKRLEIRMAGRNIRSRRIAERCGFLREAVLRNNRIDGFGNVDDTYIYTYLG
- a CDS encoding diaminopimelate decarboxylase; this encodes MTLPVRSLYEISQGEDYIYILDLDAMTVFVRYFKKLWEDFFPKINFAYSYKSNNISTVTQLMLREGFSAEVVSFHELKLAINDGFIGGDIYFDGPVKMDDEIEFSIKKGVNIQCDNILELERVLNISDEIGLVPNISLRLSCDYRGLGLSRFGFDKYECREAVELLNSYNISCNGIHIHSGSNLVLCQGVINTLEYFKDEINLIKDHLNFIDIGGGYPASTCGHDNVELLKNYPIKIASLLQELGINSDVISLVLEPGRVLTEDFGYLITNMISVKDRYSSNLITAAVPGTNIRSSQCHHNRKVFIIPERLGNCEHSFADVYGSNCYENDIIAKNVVVPFDLTLDDKIVISSCGAYDIMNSSNWIRKRPSIMVICKGVVCYENYRFAE
- a CDS encoding class I SAM-dependent methyltransferase gives rise to the protein MLVEQTMNININAMSYPDFLGFLGVDNTPPGGIFTLDYWIEKSSINADSHLLDLACSTGFSARNIVNKTGCHATGVDISARSIEAASQISIQNNLSERVNFFLGNAESLSLADDCFSHITAGCCFGFFSNKKAALREAKRVLKKDGYLCISSFYYDSKPDDEILSLVEKYIGFRPDVIWDYNYWVNFFSEEFLIVHEELFDLPVYSEDEIEENVNRSVCERPAFKFLSQEQQQVAFDRYFDTRLILNEHAKYQSVALWVMRVNK
- a CDS encoding HesA/MoeB/ThiF family protein, which encodes MKIQLNRSLPLRYDTINKKIVAGQTFHDLIEIDDSPAFLCDLLDDLNIGEELETVLEKYKGVAEEASYDINEIIERLFEEKIITNVWQPDRYDRHRLFFEMSNINHENAMLALSNAIVGIMGAGGIGSNIAMLLAAAGVGNLMISDGDLIEESNLTRSTIFNEEQIGLLKVDALKKNISERNSLSHIETLPLLLSEENINDFNSFFSRCDIIVLSADPGNVFELISMFHECNNIPVINAGYLGRLGLVGPMMNATSKPGFKDLYIRDCEENRNGKVCLNRRYQAPSYGPLNYLVASICSHEVIRYLSTGSNCVCSKRLLINPDNYDVLFYDYEKAIDNDKL